In Amia ocellicauda isolate fAmiCal2 chromosome 5, fAmiCal2.hap1, whole genome shotgun sequence, a genomic segment contains:
- the LOC136749054 gene encoding histone-lysine N-trimethyltransferase SMYD5-like: MAKTKELSKDWFTPEGFRSLFALVGANGQGIGTSSLSQWVHGCDALELPAQQREQLDAFIDQLYKDIERGQDACQPTEMGDFLNCEGSGLFLLQSPCNHSCLPNAEASFPDNNYLLHMTALSDIAPGKGELPVCLLLSQGSLPGWM; this comes from the exons atggccaagaccaaagagctgtccaaggat TGGTTCACACCTGAAGGCTTCCGGTCACTCTTTGCCTTAGTGGGAGCAAACGGCCAAGGCATCGGGACCAG TTCTCTCAGTCAGTGGGTCCATGGCTGTGATGCACTGGAGCTGCCTGCCCAGCAGAGGGAGCAGTTGGATGCCTTCATTGACCAGCTATACAAGGACATAGAGAGAGGACAGGATGCCTGCCAACCCACAG AGATGGGTGATTTCCTGAACTGTGAGGGTTCTGGCCTGTTCCTTCTGCAAAGCCCTT GCAACCACAGCTGCCTGCCCAATGCCGAGGCCTCATTCCCTGACAACAACTACCTGTTGCACATGACTGCCCTCTCTGATATCGCCCCTGGGAAG GGAGAACTACCTGTTTGCCTGCTCCTGTCCCAAGGGTCTCTCCCAGGCTGGATGTGA